The following are encoded together in the Hoplias malabaricus isolate fHopMal1 chromosome 3, fHopMal1.hap1, whole genome shotgun sequence genome:
- the csnk1e gene encoding casein kinase I, with protein MELRVGNKYRLGRKIGSGSFGDIYLGANITSGEEVAIKLESVKTKHPQLHIESKFYKMMQGGVGIPSIKWCGAEGDYNVMVMELLGPSLEDLFNFCSRKFTLKTVLLLADQMISRIEYIHSKNFIHRDIKPDNFLMGLGKKGNLVYIIDFGLAKKYRDARTHQHIPYRENKNLTGTARYASINTHLGIEQSRRDDLESLGYVLMYFNLGSLPWQGLKAATKRQKYERISEKKMSTPIEVLCKGYPSEFSTYMNFCRSLRFDDKPDYSYLRQLFRNLFHRQGFSYDYVFDWNMLKFGSSRTAEEKEKDQRGGEGEERDERTGGPQGSAARALPSGPNLPVPNRVRNGPDPPGSASRVPQSGNASPRAGRGAERERRVCLRLHRGAPANASPDLPLRHDQIRITPPQVSVPFDHMGK; from the exons ATGGAGTTGCGTGTTGGAAATAAGTACCGCCTTGGGCGGAAAATTGGAAGTGGATCTTTTGGGGACATCTACCTTG GTGCCAATATTACATCAGGAGAGGAAGTGGCTATTAAGCTGGAAAGTGTGAAGACCAAGCACCCCCAACTTCATATAGAGAGCAAATTCTACAAGATGATGCAGGGAGGAG TGGGTATTCCATCAATTAAATGGTGTGGTGCTGAGGGGGATTACAATGTAATGGTGATGGAGCTGCTTGGTCCAAGTCTGGAGGACCTGTTCAACTTCTGCTCAAGGAAATTCACTCTGAAGACAGTTCTGTTGCTTGCAGATCAGATG ATCAGTCGCATTGAGTACATTCACTCAAAGAACTTCATTCATAGGGACATTAAACCAGACAACTTCTTGATGGGTCTCGGCAAGAAGGGCAACCTTGTCTACATTATTGACTTTGGTCTGGCCAAGAAGTACCGTGATGCCCGCACACACCAGCACATTCCCTATCGTGAGAATAAAAACCTGACTGGCACTGCTCGTTATGCCTCCATTAACACTCATCTGGGCATTG AGCAATCTCGGCGGGATGACCTGGAGTCTCTTGGTTATGTGCTCATGTATTTCAACTTGGGCTCACTGCCATGGCAAGGCCTGAAAGCTGCCACAAAACGACAGAAATATGAGCGCATCAGTGAGAAGAAAATGTCAACCCCTATTGAAGTGCTTTGCAAGGGCTATCCAT CTGAATTCTCCACATACATGAACTTCTGCCGCTCACTGCGATTTGATGACAAGCCTGATTATTCCTACTTGAGACAGCTGTTCAGAAATCTCTTCCACAGACAGGGATTCTCCTATGACTACGTGTTTGATTGGAACATGCTGAAATTC GGGTCCAGCAGGACAGCagaggaaaaagagaaggatcagagaggaggagagggagaggagagggatGAGAGGACTGGAGGACCTCAGGGGTCTGCTGCCCGCGCGCTGCCCTCTGGCCCCAACCTGCCAGTGCCCAACAGAGTTCGCAATGGCCCGGACCCACCTGGCTCTGCATCACGTGTCCCACAGTCTG gGAATGCTTCCCCCAGAGCAGGACGGGGGGCTGAGCGGGAGAGGAGAGTGTGCCTGCGGCTTCACCGGGGGGCACCAGCTAATGCCTCCCCTGATCTTCCCTTGCGCCAtgatcaaattcgcatcacacCACCACAG